In one Haloferax sp. Atlit-12N genomic region, the following are encoded:
- a CDS encoding DNA repair exonuclease, with protein MTKILHLSDTHLGNRQYGSDTRRDDFTRSFEAAIDRALQENVDAVIHTGDLFHRRTPSLPIVTNCIEILRKLADEDIRFYGIVGNHDRKMDQQWLDLIRETGTAERLDRTPTMVTDDVALYGIDAVTKPAWEATDFTLDEPENDDTFCLLGLHQLFEPLVPEFYADHDLVEVLERVNIDVDALALGDYHQTESGIIDGVPAWYAGSTERCATDEVEPRTVSLLEIEDGELDRRELELETREFVSIRIEFDEEDSHGYARDQVVRHQLNDTVAIVTLAGERTPVTSSDVYEMVVDNGAAVCKVDDRRGRTQFDPEDGPQGAIQSADKLIEEKLAEQNLSEITTAVEERIRSDDDLATNEIDDVIEGMIQDAQTDAFADLDDADDDDEVSEQ; from the coding sequence ATGACCAAAATCCTCCATCTAAGCGATACGCACCTCGGCAATCGACAGTACGGAAGCGATACCCGCAGGGACGATTTCACGCGCAGTTTCGAGGCCGCCATCGACCGCGCACTCCAAGAGAATGTCGATGCGGTCATCCACACTGGCGACCTGTTTCACCGTCGAACACCGTCACTCCCCATCGTCACGAACTGCATCGAGATTCTCAGAAAGCTCGCCGATGAGGACATCCGGTTCTACGGAATCGTCGGGAACCATGACCGGAAAATGGACCAACAATGGCTCGATCTCATTCGAGAGACCGGCACGGCCGAACGCTTAGATCGAACGCCGACGATGGTGACCGACGACGTCGCGCTCTACGGGATTGACGCCGTCACTAAACCCGCGTGGGAGGCGACCGACTTCACGCTTGACGAGCCCGAAAACGACGACACGTTTTGCCTGCTTGGTCTCCATCAACTATTCGAGCCACTCGTCCCCGAGTTCTATGCCGACCACGACCTCGTAGAGGTGCTCGAACGAGTGAACATTGATGTCGACGCGCTCGCACTCGGTGACTATCACCAGACTGAGAGCGGCATTATCGACGGCGTCCCCGCGTGGTACGCTGGCTCGACCGAACGCTGTGCGACGGACGAAGTAGAGCCGCGGACCGTCAGCCTCCTCGAAATCGAGGACGGTGAACTCGACCGACGAGAGCTCGAACTCGAAACGCGGGAGTTCGTCTCAATCCGGATCGAGTTCGATGAGGAGGACAGTCACGGATACGCACGCGACCAGGTCGTCCGACACCAGCTCAATGACACGGTTGCTATCGTCACGCTCGCCGGTGAGCGGACACCCGTCACGTCGAGCGACGTTTACGAGATGGTCGTCGATAACGGCGCGGCGGTATGCAAGGTTGACGACCGTCGTGGACGAACACAGTTCGATCCCGAGGACGGCCCGCAGGGCGCGATTCAGAGCGCAGACAAACTCATCGAGGAGAAACTCGCCGAACAGAACCTCAGCGAGATCACAACCGCCGTCGAGGAACGCATTCGGAGCGATGACGACCTGGCGACCAACGAAATCGACGATGTCATCGAAGGGATGATCCAAGATGCCCAGACGGACGCCTTCGCGGACCTGGACGATGCGGATGATGATGATGAGGTGAGCGAGCAATGA